One Anopheles marshallii chromosome 3, idAnoMarsDA_429_01, whole genome shotgun sequence genomic region harbors:
- the LOC128715120 gene encoding gremlin-1-like, whose product MNLPMKLLALLSLLLVHSSGHRIQLSDSILDIINTRHVEQILAERRANASRENEKRYLVQNDLDEDVTEDGADLYQTPEVAIDFDFHGRRQGGHGSRHAMPHTPVSHNGSGGGAGGSGDLLADLHAYRGDKLLKSSKNALLVTRKEYLKKDWCKTEPLVQRIREEGCLSRTIVNRFCYGQCNSFYIPKSPKRRRHGGKPTVASYAASSRRDLDGDFEDEDLTGPAFRSCAFCKPKKFTWVTVTLRCPSLVPQLRRKRIQRIKQCKCIAEPLH is encoded by the coding sequence ATGAATCTACCGATGAAGTTGCTGGCGCTGCTATCGCTACTGCTAGTCCACTCGTCCGGCCACCGGATACAGCTGTCCGACTCCATACTGGACATCATCAACACCCGGCACGTGGAGCAAATATTGGCCGAGCGGCGGGCGAATGCGTCGCGCGAGAACGAGAAACGCTACCTGGTGCAAAACGACCTGGACGAGGACGTCACGGAGGACGGGGCGGATCTCTACCAGACGCCCGAGGTGGCGATCGATTTCGACTTCCACGGTCGGCGCCAGGGCGGCCACGGGTCACGGCACGCCATGCCCCACACCCCGGTGTCGCACAACGGGTCCGGCGGTGGCGCCGGCGGTTCGGGCGATCTGCTCGCCGACCTGCACGCCTACCGGGGCGACAAGCTGCTGAAGTCGAGCAAGAACGCACTGCTGGTAACGCGCAAGGAGTATCTGAAGAAGGACTGGTGCAAGACGGAACCGCTGGTGCAGCGGATCCGCGAGGAGGGCTGCCTGAGCCGGACGATCGTGAACCGCTTCTGCTACGGCCAGTGCAACTCGTTCTACATCCCGAAGTCGCCGAAGCGCAGGCGGCACGGTGGCAAACCGACCGTCGCCAGCTACGCGGCCAGCAGCCGGCGCGATCTGGACGGGGACTTCGAGGACGAGGATCTGACCGGGCCCGCGTTCCGCTCGTGCGCCTTCTGCAAGCCGAAGAAGTTCACCTGGGTGACGGTGACGTTGCGCTGCCCGTCGCTCGTACCGCAGCTGCGGCGGAAACGCATCCAACGCATCAAGCAGTGCAAGTGCATCGCCGAACCGTTGCATTGA
- the LOC128712322 gene encoding uncharacterized protein LOC128712322, producing the protein MSANSVNLHRLRLKLFGPTLDDSILYGIDRIINCFAHGQKGSEGPLKTESFYRSCEALPVCDGTAPNPQLLAPKLSTDEMDIIIDAIVQSRRNSPKPGREVTTPASSHNVDPQLRQTRWAMARINEFDDGGKTYEIIKPLEGGLLPPVSQDTEIVFAILQNGNTLSYRSQLQLDPSAEYRRC; encoded by the exons ATGAGTGCAAACAGTGTCAACTTGCACCGTTTGCGTCTCAAACTATTCGGCCCCACGTTGGACGATTCCATATTGTATGGAATTGATCGCATAATTAACTGCTTCGCACACGGACAGAAAGGCAGCGAAGGGCCTCTGAAAACCGAAAGCTTCTATCGGTCCTGTGAAGCTTTGCCAGTGTGCGACGGAACAGCTCCGAATCCTCAGCTCTTAGCACCGAAGCTTTCCACCGACGAGATGG aTATTATCATTGACGCAATTGTTCAGTCTCGCCGCAATAGTCCAAAGCCCGGTAGGGAAGTGACAACACCCGCCAGCAGTCACAATGTAGATCCGCAGCTACGCCAAACCCGGTGGGCCATGGCAAGAATCAACGAGTTTGACGATGGTGGGAAAACGTACGAAATTATAAAGCCACTAGAAGGGGGACTGCTACCGCCGGTGTCGCAGGACACGGAAATTGTGTTCGCCATACTGCAGAACGGGAACACACTCTCGTACCGGAGCCAGCTTCAGCTAGATCCATCGGCGGAATACCGCCGATGCTGA
- the LOC128712323 gene encoding elastin-like — MRRTSVVSAMVRSSGAIILLTAVLVVVLPIERTSAYTVERAATVELLPNDLISEDRERDEANKVIATPKQVIENQVSKTWKTIVRQMLDDTTTGLKQKRTVSQLGSALVVVELLLLCRKMALAGLIPPHPLFNFGRQGPLNAVYAAAPEPVSDIVSYPAGGVVPDLSATNNVVPGAPDVQGMIPTGGGGILPGRGSPIPGGLAGEYLNPVSPTENVLPVAGAVPYIPDASAAHGMIPSAGGLPVGGSSLTGAVAGTGTLGAVPYIPDASAAHGMIPSAGGLPVGGSSLTGGVAGTGTLGSAVPSTGAISGGVAPLPIPAANPAGSYGLL; from the exons ATGCGTCGTACGTCCGTTGTGTCCG CAATGGTGCGTTCGTCTGGAGCGATTATACTGCTCACTGCGGTGCTCGTTGTAGTGCTTCCGATTGAAAGAACCTCGGCATATACTGTGGAACGGGCGGCAACTGTAGAGCTGCTACCGAACGATCTGATCAGTGAGGACCGGGAGCGAGATGAAGCGAACAAGGTTATCGCCACACCGAAGCAGGTGATCGAGAATCAAGTGTCGAAAACGTGGAAAACGATCGTGAGGCAGATGCTTGACGATACAACTACCGGGCTGAAGCAGAAGCGAACGGTGTCCCAGCTCGGCAGTGCGCTGGTCGTAGTGGAGTTGCTGTTATTGTGCAGGA AGATGGCTCTTGCAGGTTTAATACCACCTCATCCTTTGTTTAACTTTGGACGACAAGGACCGCTAAACGCAGTGTATGCCGCAGCACCGGAACCAGTTTCGGATATCGTAAGTTACCCAGCGGGTGGTGTGGTTCCCGATTTGAGTGCCACAAACAATGTTGTCCCGGGAGCTCCCGATGTCCAAGGAATGATACCGACTGGTGGTGGAGGAATATTACCAGGAAGAGGATCTCCAATACCAGGAGGACTTGCTGGTGAATATCTGAACCCTGTGAGTCCTACAGAGAACGTCCTACCAGTAGCTGGCGCTGTTCCGTATATTCCGGATGCTTCGGCTGCCCATGGAATGATACCATCTGCTGGAGGCTTACCTGTTGGAGGTTCCTCACTAACTGGAGCTGTTGCCGGCACAGGGACACTTGGCGCTGTTCCGTATATTCCGGATGCTTCGGCTGCCCATGGAATGATACCATCTGCTGGTGGCTTACCTGTTGGAGGCTCCTCACTAACTGGCGGTGTTGCCGGCACAGGGACACTTGGTAGCGCAGTTCCGTCTACAGGGGCGATTAGTGGCGGAGTAGCTCCTTTACCAATTCCCGCTGCTAACCCTGCAGGGAGTTATGGGTTATTGTGA